In Hahella sp. HNIBRBA332, the genomic window CCTTAATATTGGAGCAATCAGTACAACTGAAAATTGACCGCTTAGGTCGACTAATTCAGCAAGCAAGTTGACAATCTAAAACGAGATTTCCTAAATATAAGGTTTAGCGCAAGGATTTCAAGAGAGTTCATGACAATATCATCCACCACCCCGGCGGACGCCGTCTCTCCGGCGCCTTCTTCTCCGGAGCTGATCGCCGCCATCGATATGGGCTCGAACAGTTTCCATATGGTCGTCGCCCAGCTGGTTCACAATGAAATCCGGCCGCTGGAGAAACTAGGCGAAAAGGTCCAGCTCGCAGCCGGTCTGGACGCACGCAATTTTCTCGACGAAGCTTCCCAGCATCGGGCGTTAGCCTGTCTGGAGCGTTTCGCGCAGCGCATCAGCGGCATGCCCCGCGGCGCAGTACAGATTGTAGGCACCAATGCATTACGGGTAGCGAAAAACGCCCGCGCCTTCATACGCAGAGCGGAGAAACTCATCGGCCACCCCATCTCAGTGATAAGCGGACGGGAAGAAGCGCGACTTATTTACCTCGGCGTCGCCCACTCTCTTTCCGACGACGCCGACAACCGGCTGGTCATCGATATCGGCGGCGGCAGTACAGAATTCATCATCGGCCAGCGCTTTGAAACCAAAGAACTGGAAAGTTTGCACATGGGGTGCGTGTCCTACCGGGACCGCTTTTTCGGCGACGGTAAAATCACTCAACTGCAATTCGCCCGCGCCTTTGTAGAGGCCTCCCGTGAGCTGCTCAACATACGCAATCGCTACCGCAGCGTCGGCTGGCACCATTGCGTTGGCTCCTCGGGATCCATCAAAGCCATCGAACAAGTGCTCACGCACAACCAGTGGGGAATGCACAAAATCACCCCGGAAGGCTTGGTTAAACTCAAAGACGAAGTCGTGCGGCTGGGTAAAATCAGCCAGCTTACCAAGCTTGGCGTACGCAAAGACCGACTATCGATTTTCCCGGCGGGTCTGGCGATATTGATGGCGGCGTTCGATGTGCTGCAAATCGAAGAAATGGAGTTCTGCGACGGGGCCCTGCGCGAGGGCTTGCTGTACGACATGATCGGCCGCATCCACCATGAGGACGTGCGCGAGCGCACCATCAACAGCCTGCAGGAGCGTTATCATATCGACCGGGAGCATGCCGCCGCCGTCGAGGGAACCGCCGTAGCGCTTTGGAAACAGCTCGCGGAGCAGTGGAAATTGCCGAACGAGGAGCTGACCGAGCTACTGCGTTGGGCCTCACGCCTGCATGAAGTCGGCCTGGCGATCTCTCATACTCAATTCCACAAACACGGCGCCTATTTGATTCGCTATTCCGATTTGGCGGGATTTACACGACAGACGCAGCAGTCGCTAGCGATGCTGATTCGCGTTCACCGCCGGAAAATCCTGGATACCGTTTTCGACGAATACGCGCTGGAAGATGCTGATCCATTGAAGCAATTAGCCGTGGCGTTGCGACTTGCGGTGGTTCTGCAACACTCGCGTAACTGCGAAGTGCTGGACTCCGTTAAAGTGAAAGCGACCAAAAGGTCGTTAACGCTGATATTTCCAAAAGACTGGCTGCAATCCCGTCCGCTGACCTGCGCTGATCTGGAAGCGGAAAAAGGTCTGCTCACCAAGTTCGGACTTGATATGGAGTTCAAGGAAGAGGACAGCTGAGCCCCCGGCTCTTCAGCCGGCGAGTACTCAGGGTTTAACAGAAACGCTTGCTGATGGATTAAGAAGCAGGAAATAGAGAGTAGAAAAGAGGGGAGCCGAATGGCCGCCCCTCTTATTTAATGCATTACAGCGGCGTTGAAGTGCCGTCCTGATGCCAAGTAAACAAACCGAACTCGAAGCCTTCGAGGTCACCTTTGTCATCCCAGGTCAGAGGCCCCATGGATGTATTGATGGTGTTCTCGCGCAGGTAATCAGCAACTTTCTCAGTATCGCCGTCGCCCACTTTGTTCATCGCTTCAACCAATGACTGCACGGCCGCCACGCTGGTCCACACGAAGGGCCCAGTAGGATCCTGTCCTTTGGACTTCATCAGCGCCACGACATCCGCGTTACTCTCGTTCAGGTCGTATCTGGCGGGCAAGGTCACAATCAAGCCTTCGGAAGCAGGACCTGCGATTGAGGAAATCTCTTTGTTGCCGACCGCTTCCGGTCCCATGAACTGAGGCTTGAAGCCCGCGTCGTTGCTTTGCCTCAGAATCAGGCCCAGCTCTGGGTGATAACCACCGTAGTAAACCAGATCCACGTTCTCTTTTTTCAGCTTCGCTATCAAAGAGGAGAAGTCTTTATCGCCAGCGGTGACGCCTTCAAACGCGACGACATTGACGCCCATGCTTTCCAGCGTGCTTTTTACAGAGCTGGCGATGCCCTCGCCATACTGTTGTTTGTCGTGAATCACCGCCACGCGCTTGGGCTTGAGATGTTCAGCGATATATTTACCGGCGGTAGGCCCTTGTGCAGAGTCCAAACCGATGGTGCGGAATATGTAGCGGAAACCGCGTTCGGTAATTGAGGGGTTGGTGGAGCAGGTCACCGCCAGAATGCCTTCGTCTTCATAAACGTCGGTGGCGGGCTGGGTGGAACCGGAGCACAAGTGTCCAACCACATACCGCACGCCATCGTTGACGACTTTGTTGGCGACCGCCACAGCCTGCTTGGGTTCGCAAGCGTCGTCATATTCAACTGCTTCCAGCATTTTGCCCTTGACGCCTCCTGCTTTGTTGATCAGGTCAATGGCGGCGTGCACGCCGTTAAACTGCATTTCGCCATATTGGGCGACTGACCCGGATTGGGGTCCTGCGATACCGATTTTGATGGTTTCAGCGGCTTGAAGAGCGGAGGAGAGACACAGGCCGACTGCCAGCCCGGTCAGGGTGCGTTTCCACAGTTTCATGGGAATACTCCTTGCGAATATATTGTGATTATCGTGGTTGCAAGGACTCTAACTAAACTCCGTAGCGGCGAAGCGGTCTATAGGCATATATACGCATAGAGAGATAGGCCGATCAGAGCAGTCCTTCCAACTCCTCATTTAGCTCCAGCCAGTTTTCTTCCGCCTCAGTCAGACTTTGGCGGTTCACCCGCTGGGATTCCAGAAGCGCTTTCAGTTGTTCCTTGTTTTGGTCCTCGTAAAGGTCTCCTTCTCCTAGTTGCGCTTCGATTTCCTGCAGTTTGCCCTGCAACTTTTCTATCTCAGCTTCCAGTGTAGCTATTTTTTTTCGCAGCGGGCTTAAACGCTGCCTTTTTTCCGCTTCTTCCCGCTTACGGCGCTTGCGATCCTCGGCGCTTTCCTGCGCTTCCTCCTCGGCGGAAGCATCGCTTTTCACCGCTTCCGGTTGATTCGCCCGCAGACGGCTTAACAATTCTTTTTCGTAGTCTTCCAGGGAGCCGTTATAGGGCTCCATGCGGCCGCCATGCACCCAGACGAACTGATCCGCCATCGCCCGCAACAGGTGTCTATCGTGAGACACGACAATGACCGCGCCAGGATATTCCTGCAGCGCCATGTTCAGAGCGTGACGCATATCCAGGTCCAGGTGGTTGGTGGGTTCGTCGAGCAATAACAGGTTGGGCTTGTTCCAGGCGATCAACGCCAACGCCAGACGCGCCCGCTCGCCGCCGGAAAAGTTTTTGATGTCTCCAGCGGCTTGTTCACCCGGAAAGCCAAATCCTCCCAGGAAATTGCGAATTTCCTGCTCCGACGCCTGCGGCCTGGCTTTTTGTAAATGCTGCATCGGCGTTGCTTCAGGGTCCAGGGCTTCCAACTGGTGCTGAGCAAAGTATCCAACCCGCAAGTGCTCGCCCCCTACCCGTCGACCGGAGATCAACGGCAATTGCCCCGCCAGCGTTTTGATCAGGGTCGATTTACCTTCGCCGTTAGCGCCGAGCACGCCCAATCTGGCCCCGGGCAACAGAGTCAGATTTACGTGCTGCAAAACGGGCTCGGCGCCATACCCCAAGCCTCCGTCATCCACCACCAGCAACGGGCTGGAAATCTTATCGCTGCACGGTAGAGAAAAGCTGAACGGCGAATCCACGTGCGCCGCTGCGATCAGCTCCATACGCTCCAATTCTTTCAATCGACTCTGCGCTTGCTTCGCCTTGGTTGCTTTAGCGCCAAAGCGCCGCACAAAAGACTGGATCTCGGCGATACGGGCCTGCTGCTTCACATACAGCGCTTGCTGTTGCGCCAGCCGCATTGCTCGCGCTTCTTCGAACTGACTATAGCCTCCAGCGTAAAGCATCAATGAGCGCTGATCATAGTGCAACACGTGGGTCGCCAGATGATCAATGAAGTCACGGTCGTGGGAAATAAACAGCAGCGTACCCTGATAACGCAGCAGCCAGTTCTCCAGCCAGACCAGAGCATCCAAGTCCAAGTGGTTGGTGGGCTCGTCCAGCAACAACAATTCGGATGGACACATCAGCGCCTGCGCCAGGTTGAGTCGAATTCGCCAGCCGCCGGAAAACTCTCCAACCGTACGCGCATGCCAGTGCGTGGGGAAGCCCAGACCTTCCAGCAGACGACGTGCGCGTACTTCGGCGCTATATCCGTCGATCAGGTCAAGCTCATGGTGCAACCGCGCGGTGGCGACGCCGTCGTCCGCCTGCTCCGCCAGCGCCAGCTCGGCCTGTAATTGACGCAACCGCTTATCGCCGTCGAGAACAAAGTCCAGCGCGGAGCAATTCAGCGCGGGCGTCTCCTGAGCCATGTGGGAGATACGGGTTCCGCCTGGAAAGGAAATGTCCCCCGAGTCAGAGCCGATTTCACCCAAAATAAGGCTGAACAAAGTGGATTTACCACAACCGTTAGGGCCGACAATAGCGACGCGGCTGCGCGCCGTAACGGTGACAGTGGCGTTTTCCAGCAGATACTGGCCGGAACGTTGGATCGATAGCTGATTTAGACTTAACATGGCGGCGGATTTTAGCACGCTTGCCATCGATTCATTAAAGAGTTTTCTATGAGCGAAAACGCCTCTGACAGACCGCGGTCCGGAGCTTCCGAAAAGCCGGCTCAAGGCGACCCGCCTCCTCTGGACAACCCACTTTGGGATTATGCTCTGGCGCGCTATGCAAACCCGCAAACTCAGAAAATCTGTCTGCAATGGCAAAACCAGTTTGACGCCGACGTGAACCTGCTGCTCGCCTGCGGCTGGCTCGCCTTGCGTCAACGTCGCTTTAACCCCGCCAGCGATTTCAGCGCCATTGATTCCTGGCGCACAAAAATTGTTCTACCGCTGCGAACCGCACGCAACGCGCTGAATAAACAAAACTGCCGCCAAAACGCGCTCAGGCAGCGCATTCTCCAGTTGGAACTGGCGGCTGAACGCTACGAAATATCGCTTATATATGCTTTACTATCAGGTACGGGGAAAGAGGATTTATCAGCGCCGCAGGAAGCGGTGGAAACGGTTGCTCTTTGCCGTCGCAATCTGCTTGATTACTTCTCCCGTCTCAATGACGCGCAGGAAGTGAATCAGGCGCAATTGAATTTAGTGGCCGCCAGTCTGGTTATGGAGATGTAAACCTTTGAAGTGGATTTTTCGATTTCTGACATTGGCCTCGCTTGGGGTCGCTCTCGCCCTGCCCTTTTTTATTAAAGATAAGACAGGTTCGCCCATGTGGCGACTGCCCTTACCGGAAGGAACCGAAACGCCAACGCTGATGACCATGGACAAAAAGCTGCCAGAGCAGGAAGTGGTGCGTCAGGTATACAAATGGCGCGACGCTGAAGGCGTGCTGCAATACAGCGACGCCCCACCCCCCGAAGGCGTCAACGTGGACGTCATAACTGTAAGCAACAAAACCAACGTTATTCAGTCCGTCCCCACGGAGAAGAAGGAAGAGCGCCAAGTCGCCACCGGTTCTCCTCGCGACGCGCTGCCTCCCGATACTCGCAAGACTCTGGAGGAAGCGGAAAACAAAGATACCCTCAGTTTCGAGCGCGCGCTGAACATCATGGATGAAGCCAAGGCGGTGCGCGACCTCATGAATGAACGCAACAAACAGTTGCAGCAAGTCAACGGCGGTTAGAACTGTGAACCAGGCCCGGGATCCGGCTGGATCCCGGCGTTGACATCCCCTAGCGCGGTGCGCCAAAAAGCTGTACCTTAAAGCGCTTTATACTGCCAATCCATCTAATTTTTTTGAGGAATAATTATGAAAAAAGCGTTAGCCAGCATGAGCGGTCTGCTATGCGCTGTGGCGTTATCTTTGCCTGTCGCAGTCCATGCGGAAACGGAAAAGCTCACTAACGACGCGCAAAAAACCGGCTACAGCTTTGGTCAAATGTTCGGTCGTCGTCTGGCGGACTCCATGCCTGAGCTGGATATCGAAAGCTTCACCAAAGGCGTTGCCGACGCATACGCAGGCAAGCCTTCTCTGATGACCGACGAGGAGATCTCCGCGCAGGTTCAGCAATATCAGCAGGCCATGCAGAAAAAGCAAATGGAGCAGTTCGAGAAGCTGGCTGAGGAAAACGCCAAGAAAGGCGATACCTTCCTGGCCGACAACGCCAAGAAAGAAGGCATCGTCACCACTGACAGCGGTCTGCAGTACAAAGTGTTGAAGGCTGGTGAAGGCGACAGCCCCAAAGCGCAAGACACCGTTGAAGTTCATTACACCGGCAGCCTGATCAATGGCGAAGTATTCGACAGCTCCGTACAACGCGGCGAGCCTGTATCCTTCCCGGTTAACGGCGTTATTCCTGGCTGGACTGAAGCGCTGCAGTTAATGAAGCCCGGCGCCAAGTGGCAGCTTTTCATCCCCGCCAAGCTGGCTTACGGTCCTGGCGGCAACGGTCGCATCGGCCCGAACGAAACACTGTTGTTCGAAGTTGAGCTGCTGTCAGTCAAAGCTGAAAAATCCGACGGCTAATCCGCCGCTATTGTTTGCCCGCAACAATGCTATGCTTTATAGCATTGTTCAGGCAGACCGTCAGAGGGGCCAAACGCCCGCATCAGCCGCCGGAACTTGCATTCCGTTCGGCTGAGACTAACGCATTGACGACTGCGAACAGGACTTTCGCTGCAGGATTCGCTCCTGTGTTTTGAAGGAATAAAAACCGAGCATAAGCTGAACGCTTAAGCATTCAATGTGAGTTATCTTGAACACCTTTCACCGCCTGTTTACGTTGTTGCTTTCGGGAATCCTGGCATGGATCTCATCGCCCATCTCCGCCAACGTTGATGTTCACGATCTGCTCGCGGAAAATAAAGAAGTCGTCATCGGCTACATCGAATTCCCGCCTGTTTTCTTCACCAATGAGGAGGGGAAACCGGAAGGTTACCTGATCGATCTCGCGCGCATGCTCATGGAAAAAAGACACTATTCCTGGCGCGCCGTCTCCCGCCCTACCCGACGCATGGCCATTGAATTAGCGGACGGTAAGATTGATCTTTGGATCGGGCTCTCCACCTTGCCGGAATTCACCGGAACCACTCTGGTCGGCGATTCCATCGTCGCCCGGATCGAGCTCAACGCCTATTGGCAAGGCGATAAGAAGACCATCAACCACATTGAAGACTTGGTAGGAGAAAGCGTGGTCCTGCTACACGGATTCAGTTACGGCGGCGCCATCCGTTTTCTCCGCGACCCGGTCAACCGGATCCGTGATTGCTCCGCATTCAACCATGCTCAAGCCATTGGCATGCTCAAAGTGAAACGTTGCGATTATCTACTAAACTATGATGGACCTATGCGGCTGGAGTTGAAGAAACAGCCGGTCCAGGACCTGCGTCGCAAACGTTTGTCCTCTCTGGACGCGCGTTTCGTGGTGAGCAAGAAGCGTGATCACGCAGCCAAGTTGCTCA contains:
- the ppx gene encoding exopolyphosphatase, which produces MTISSTTPADAVSPAPSSPELIAAIDMGSNSFHMVVAQLVHNEIRPLEKLGEKVQLAAGLDARNFLDEASQHRALACLERFAQRISGMPRGAVQIVGTNALRVAKNARAFIRRAEKLIGHPISVISGREEARLIYLGVAHSLSDDADNRLVIDIGGGSTEFIIGQRFETKELESLHMGCVSYRDRFFGDGKITQLQFARAFVEASRELLNIRNRYRSVGWHHCVGSSGSIKAIEQVLTHNQWGMHKITPEGLVKLKDEVVRLGKISQLTKLGVRKDRLSIFPAGLAILMAAFDVLQIEEMEFCDGALREGLLYDMIGRIHHEDVRERTINSLQERYHIDREHAAAVEGTAVALWKQLAEQWKLPNEELTELLRWASRLHEVGLAISHTQFHKHGAYLIRYSDLAGFTRQTQQSLAMLIRVHRRKILDTVFDEYALEDADPLKQLAVALRLAVVLQHSRNCEVLDSVKVKATKRSLTLIFPKDWLQSRPLTCADLEAEKGLLTKFGLDMEFKEEDS
- a CDS encoding branched-chain amino acid ABC transporter substrate-binding protein, producing MKLWKRTLTGLAVGLCLSSALQAAETIKIGIAGPQSGSVAQYGEMQFNGVHAAIDLINKAGGVKGKMLEAVEYDDACEPKQAVAVANKVVNDGVRYVVGHLCSGSTQPATDVYEDEGILAVTCSTNPSITERGFRYIFRTIGLDSAQGPTAGKYIAEHLKPKRVAVIHDKQQYGEGIASSVKSTLESMGVNVVAFEGVTAGDKDFSSLIAKLKKENVDLVYYGGYHPELGLILRQSNDAGFKPQFMGPEAVGNKEISSIAGPASEGLIVTLPARYDLNESNADVVALMKSKGQDPTGPFVWTSVAAVQSLVEAMNKVGDGDTEKVADYLRENTINTSMGPLTWDDKGDLEGFEFGLFTWHQDGTSTPL
- a CDS encoding ABC-F family ATP-binding cassette domain-containing protein, with the protein product MLSLNQLSIQRSGQYLLENATVTVTARSRVAIVGPNGCGKSTLFSLILGEIGSDSGDISFPGGTRISHMAQETPALNCSALDFVLDGDKRLRQLQAELALAEQADDGVATARLHHELDLIDGYSAEVRARRLLEGLGFPTHWHARTVGEFSGGWRIRLNLAQALMCPSELLLLDEPTNHLDLDALVWLENWLLRYQGTLLFISHDRDFIDHLATHVLHYDQRSLMLYAGGYSQFEEARAMRLAQQQALYVKQQARIAEIQSFVRRFGAKATKAKQAQSRLKELERMELIAAAHVDSPFSFSLPCSDKISSPLLVVDDGGLGYGAEPVLQHVNLTLLPGARLGVLGANGEGKSTLIKTLAGQLPLISGRRVGGEHLRVGYFAQHQLEALDPEATPMQHLQKARPQASEQEIRNFLGGFGFPGEQAAGDIKNFSGGERARLALALIAWNKPNLLLLDEPTNHLDLDMRHALNMALQEYPGAVIVVSHDRHLLRAMADQFVWVHGGRMEPYNGSLEDYEKELLSRLRANQPEAVKSDASAEEEAQESAEDRKRRKREEAEKRQRLSPLRKKIATLEAEIEKLQGKLQEIEAQLGEGDLYEDQNKEQLKALLESQRVNRQSLTEAEENWLELNEELEGLL
- a CDS encoding TIGR02444 family protein gives rise to the protein MSENASDRPRSGASEKPAQGDPPPLDNPLWDYALARYANPQTQKICLQWQNQFDADVNLLLACGWLALRQRRFNPASDFSAIDSWRTKIVLPLRTARNALNKQNCRQNALRQRILQLELAAERYEISLIYALLSGTGKEDLSAPQEAVETVALCRRNLLDYFSRLNDAQEVNQAQLNLVAASLVMEM
- a CDS encoding DUF4124 domain-containing protein, with product MKWIFRFLTLASLGVALALPFFIKDKTGSPMWRLPLPEGTETPTLMTMDKKLPEQEVVRQVYKWRDAEGVLQYSDAPPPEGVNVDVITVSNKTNVIQSVPTEKKEERQVATGSPRDALPPDTRKTLEEAENKDTLSFERALNIMDEAKAVRDLMNERNKQLQQVNGG
- a CDS encoding FKBP-type peptidyl-prolyl cis-trans isomerase; translation: MKKALASMSGLLCAVALSLPVAVHAETEKLTNDAQKTGYSFGQMFGRRLADSMPELDIESFTKGVADAYAGKPSLMTDEEISAQVQQYQQAMQKKQMEQFEKLAEENAKKGDTFLADNAKKEGIVTTDSGLQYKVLKAGEGDSPKAQDTVEVHYTGSLINGEVFDSSVQRGEPVSFPVNGVIPGWTEALQLMKPGAKWQLFIPAKLAYGPGGNGRIGPNETLLFEVELLSVKAEKSDG
- a CDS encoding ABC transporter substrate-binding protein; the protein is MNTFHRLFTLLLSGILAWISSPISANVDVHDLLAENKEVVIGYIEFPPVFFTNEEGKPEGYLIDLARMLMEKRHYSWRAVSRPTRRMAIELADGKIDLWIGLSTLPEFTGTTLVGDSIVARIELNAYWQGDKKTINHIEDLVGESVVLLHGFSYGGAIRFLRDPVNRIRDCSAFNHAQAIGMLKVKRCDYLLNYDGPMRLELKKQPVQDLRRKRLSSLDARFVVSKKRDHAAKLLNDLESALNELVAEGKWFLPPP